From Cellulomonas chengniuliangii, the proteins below share one genomic window:
- the rocD gene encoding ornithine--oxo-acid transaminase — MTAVAGPGVGATPRGSRLAGNYAPLPVTLAWASGAWARDVDGRAYIDMLAGYSSLNFGHRHPALVAAARDQLDRLTLSSRAFGHDLLEPFADALAHLAAPAVRGGAPLVLPMNTGAEAVETAIKAARKWGYDVRGIAPEQATIIVADGNFHGRTTTIVSFSTDAEARDGFGPFTPGFRVVPYGDADALREAVDETTVAVLLEPIQGEQGVVVPPVDYLPAVRALCDEADVLFIADEIQSGLGRTGATFACELWGVQPDLMTLGKALGGGIVPVSALVGREDVIEVLSPGTHGSTFGGNPMACAVGLAVIELLGSGEPQARARSLGAHLHSRLATMATAGLIERSRGVGLWAGIDVDPAHLTGRELCERLLARGVLAKDTHGSTIRLAPPLTIGSDDLDLALDPLSQALC, encoded by the coding sequence ATGACGGCCGTCGCGGGCCCGGGCGTCGGCGCCACCCCTCGAGGGAGCCGGCTGGCGGGCAACTACGCGCCGCTTCCCGTCACCCTCGCCTGGGCGTCCGGCGCCTGGGCCCGCGACGTGGACGGGCGCGCGTACATCGACATGCTCGCGGGCTACTCGTCCCTGAACTTCGGGCACCGCCATCCCGCGCTCGTCGCGGCCGCCCGCGACCAGCTCGACCGGCTCACCCTCTCGTCCCGGGCCTTCGGCCACGACCTCCTCGAGCCCTTCGCCGACGCGCTCGCGCACCTCGCCGCGCCCGCCGTCCGTGGCGGGGCGCCGCTGGTGCTGCCGATGAACACGGGGGCGGAGGCCGTCGAGACCGCGATCAAGGCCGCGCGCAAGTGGGGCTACGACGTGCGCGGCATCGCTCCCGAGCAGGCGACCATCATCGTGGCGGACGGCAACTTCCACGGCCGCACCACCACCATCGTGTCCTTCTCGACGGACGCCGAGGCCCGTGACGGCTTCGGCCCGTTCACCCCCGGCTTCCGCGTGGTCCCCTACGGTGACGCGGACGCGCTGCGCGAGGCCGTCGACGAGACGACCGTCGCGGTGCTGCTCGAGCCGATCCAGGGCGAGCAGGGCGTCGTGGTGCCGCCCGTCGACTACCTGCCCGCCGTGCGCGCCCTGTGCGACGAGGCCGACGTGCTGTTCATCGCCGACGAGATCCAGTCGGGCCTGGGCCGCACCGGCGCCACGTTCGCGTGCGAGCTGTGGGGCGTGCAGCCCGACCTCATGACGCTCGGCAAGGCGCTCGGCGGGGGCATCGTGCCGGTCAGCGCGCTGGTGGGCCGCGAGGACGTGATCGAGGTCCTCTCCCCCGGCACGCACGGCTCCACATTCGGCGGCAACCCGATGGCCTGCGCCGTGGGCCTGGCCGTGATCGAGCTGCTCGGCTCCGGAGAGCCGCAGGCCCGCGCCCGGTCCCTCGGCGCGCACCTGCACTCCCGCCTCGCGACGATGGCCACGGCCGGCCTGATCGAGCGCAGCCGCGGCGTGGGCCTCTGGGCCGGGATCGACGTGGACCCTGCCCACCTGACCGGCCGCGAGCTGTGCGAGCGGCTGCTGGCGCGTGGCGTGCTCGCCAAGGACACCCACGGCTCGACCATCCGCCTCGCCCCGCCCCTCACCATCGGGTCGGACGACCTCGACCTCGCGCTCGACCCCCTCAGCCAGGCCCTCTGCTAG
- the ddaH gene encoding dimethylargininase produces MPVSPAADPSTPRVATPRRYLMCEPVHYTVAYEINPWMDSTRHTDTELARSQWRTLRDVYLDLGHTVETIDPIPGLPDMVYAANGALIVDGIVYSARFRHPERAPEGPAYEKWFADRGFVTHTAAEVNEGEGDILPVGDLILAGTGFRTDRSAHAELARVTGHEVVSLELVDARYYHLDTALAVLQSDAADPQVAYFPPAFSPASQERLRELFPDALHATDRDAAALGLNAVSDGRHVVVAPGAVDLAPALRERGYETIPVDTSELLKGGGGAKCCTLEIRDVP; encoded by the coding sequence ATGCCCGTGAGCCCGGCCGCCGATCCCTCCACCCCCCGCGTCGCGACCCCGCGCCGCTACCTGATGTGCGAGCCGGTGCACTACACCGTCGCGTACGAGATCAACCCCTGGATGGACTCGACCCGGCACACGGACACCGAGCTGGCGCGGAGCCAGTGGCGCACGCTGCGCGACGTCTACCTCGACCTGGGGCACACGGTCGAGACGATCGACCCGATCCCCGGGCTGCCGGACATGGTCTACGCCGCCAATGGCGCCCTGATCGTCGACGGAATCGTCTACTCCGCGCGATTCCGCCACCCCGAGCGCGCGCCCGAGGGCCCGGCGTACGAGAAGTGGTTCGCCGACCGCGGCTTCGTCACCCACACCGCCGCCGAGGTCAACGAGGGCGAGGGCGACATCCTCCCCGTCGGCGACCTGATCCTCGCGGGCACCGGCTTCCGCACCGACCGCTCCGCGCACGCCGAGCTGGCCCGGGTCACCGGCCACGAGGTCGTGTCCCTGGAACTGGTGGACGCGCGGTACTACCACCTCGACACCGCGCTCGCGGTGCTGCAGAGCGACGCGGCCGACCCGCAGGTCGCGTACTTCCCCCCGGCGTTCTCCCCCGCGTCCCAGGAGCGGCTCCGCGAGCTGTTCCCGGACGCCCTGCACGCCACCGACCGGGACGCGGCGGCCCTGGGGCTCAACGCGGTCAGCGACGGGCGGCACGTCGTCGTCGCCCCCGGCGCGGTCGACCTGGCGCCCGCGCTGCGCGAGCGCGGCTACGAGACCATCCCGGTGGACACCTCCGAGCTGCTCAAGGGGGGCGGCGGCGCCAAGTGCTGCACGCTCGAGATCCGCGACGTGCCATGA
- a CDS encoding MmcQ/YjbR family DNA-binding protein — translation MTHPRMYDDGDPLLAGVRALTSAFPESAEVESWGRPTFRAGRKIFAVFGTHVSPHGLVLRPDEDEREALLADPRFSSPPYFGPSGWLALDLDAAPVDWDEVAELLDDSYRQVALRRMVQALDDQIAPRATNHRRSPS, via the coding sequence ATGACGCACCCGCGCATGTACGACGACGGCGACCCGTTGCTGGCCGGGGTGCGCGCCCTCACCTCGGCCTTCCCGGAGTCCGCCGAGGTCGAGTCGTGGGGGCGGCCCACGTTCCGGGCGGGCCGCAAGATCTTCGCGGTCTTCGGCACGCACGTCAGCCCGCACGGCCTGGTGCTCAGGCCCGACGAGGACGAGCGCGAGGCGCTGCTCGCCGATCCGCGGTTCTCCTCGCCGCCCTACTTCGGGCCGTCCGGCTGGCTGGCGCTCGACCTCGACGCCGCCCCCGTGGACTGGGACGAGGTCGCGGAGCTGCTCGACGACTCCTACCGCCAGGTGGCGCTGCGCCGGATGGTGCAGGCTCTCGATGATCAGATCGCGCCCCGCGCAACGAATCACCGCAGATCCCCTAGTTGA
- a CDS encoding SRPBCC family protein, translating into MSSSQVGRQGARGSGRAAPGRLVAVSRMLPIPAAEAFRLLTDARNHARWIPMTRVEAPPGPPRRGAMVTAVSGPLARRGAPGIVDRMRIDRWDPPGEGAAGVAVFTKLGPLLLGESQIVVEAAGPHRSRATWSERVRLAGPAPAAALVAPVLRAMLALALARAGREVRASRRRRPSRTGAP; encoded by the coding sequence ATGTCGTCGTCGCAGGTCGGCAGGCAGGGCGCGCGGGGCAGCGGCAGGGCTGCCCCGGGCAGGCTGGTGGCGGTGTCCCGGATGCTCCCGATCCCTGCCGCCGAGGCGTTCCGCCTGCTCACTGATGCCAGGAACCATGCGCGATGGATCCCGATGACGCGGGTCGAGGCGCCTCCCGGGCCGCCGCGGCGGGGCGCGATGGTCACGGCGGTCTCGGGGCCCCTCGCACGCCGCGGAGCCCCGGGCATCGTCGACCGGATGCGGATCGACCGGTGGGACCCGCCTGGCGAGGGCGCCGCGGGCGTCGCGGTGTTCACCAAGCTGGGGCCCCTCCTGCTCGGCGAGTCGCAGATCGTGGTCGAGGCAGCCGGGCCGCATCGCTCGCGCGCCACCTGGTCGGAGCGCGTGCGGCTGGCCGGCCCGGCGCCGGCCGCCGCCCTGGTGGCGCCGGTGCTGCGGGCGATGCTCGCCCTGGCGCTGGCCCGGGCCGGCCGCGAGGTGCGGGCGTCGCGCCGCCGGCGCCCCTCCCGGACCGGGGCGCCGTGA
- a CDS encoding aldo/keto reductase, translating to METRVLGRTGRSVGVVGLGCWQLGGDWGEVADDDAFGVLDAAVESGVTFLDTADVYGDGRSERLIGRFLAERGDRAHGLTVATKMGRRADPHTADAYTLDAFRAWTDRSRANLGMDTLDLVQLHCPPTEVFHRDDVYDALDTLVADKAIAAYGVSVETVDEALAAIARPNVASVQIILNVFRRKPLEAVLPAAAAAGVGIIARVPLASGLLSGRYDESTTFAAGDHRTFNRNGESFDVGETFAGVPFEVGVVAAREVAARTPEGATTAQLALRWILDQEGVSVVIPGARNAEQARGNAAAADLSPLDVGTAAELERIYDTSVRAHVHGRW from the coding sequence ATGGAGACGCGTGTGCTGGGACGGACGGGCAGGTCGGTCGGGGTCGTGGGCCTCGGCTGCTGGCAGCTGGGCGGGGACTGGGGCGAGGTCGCCGACGACGACGCCTTCGGGGTGCTCGACGCGGCGGTGGAGAGCGGCGTGACCTTCCTCGACACCGCCGACGTCTACGGGGACGGGCGCAGCGAGCGCCTGATCGGCCGGTTCCTCGCCGAGCGGGGCGACCGTGCGCACGGGCTGACGGTCGCGACCAAGATGGGCCGGCGCGCCGACCCGCACACCGCCGACGCCTACACCCTCGACGCGTTCCGGGCCTGGACGGACCGCTCGCGCGCGAACCTCGGCATGGACACCCTCGACCTGGTGCAGCTGCACTGCCCGCCCACCGAGGTCTTCCACCGCGACGACGTGTACGACGCGCTCGACACCCTGGTCGCCGACAAGGCGATCGCCGCGTACGGCGTGTCCGTCGAGACGGTCGACGAGGCCCTCGCGGCGATCGCGCGCCCGAACGTCGCGAGCGTTCAGATCATCCTCAACGTGTTCCGCCGCAAGCCGCTCGAGGCCGTGCTCCCCGCGGCCGCCGCGGCCGGCGTCGGCATCATCGCGCGCGTTCCGCTCGCCAGCGGGCTGCTGTCGGGCCGCTACGACGAGAGCACGACGTTCGCGGCCGGCGACCACCGCACCTTCAACCGCAACGGCGAGTCCTTCGACGTGGGCGAGACGTTCGCGGGAGTGCCGTTCGAGGTGGGGGTCGTGGCGGCCCGCGAGGTCGCGGCGCGCACCCCGGAGGGCGCGACCACTGCCCAGCTCGCGCTGCGCTGGATCCTCGACCAGGAGGGCGTCTCGGTGGTGATCCCCGGCGCGCGGAACGCCGAGCAGGCTCGCGGCAACGCGGCTGCCGCCGACCTGTCCCCCCTGGACGTGGGCACGGCCGCCGAGCTCGAGCGGATCTACGACACGTCGGTGCGCGCGCACGTGCACGGGCGTTGGTGA
- a CDS encoding OsmC family protein, with translation MTTEQVPHTTPAPAAPQADLWVERTGRRTYTGRSSRGAEVLIGPVEAGAVFTPGELLKIALAGCTGMSADSALAHRLGEDVAVTVEVEGPSDPDEDRYPALTERLVVDLSSLDAVQRERLLTVVHRAVDGHCTVGRTLVHGATVELTVEGGGR, from the coding sequence ATGACCACCGAGCAGGTTCCGCACACCACCCCGGCGCCCGCCGCGCCGCAGGCCGACCTCTGGGTCGAGCGCACCGGCCGACGCACCTACACCGGGCGCAGCTCCCGCGGCGCCGAGGTCTTGATCGGCCCCGTCGAGGCGGGGGCGGTGTTCACCCCTGGCGAGCTGCTGAAGATCGCCCTCGCGGGGTGCACCGGCATGAGCGCCGACAGCGCCCTCGCCCACCGGCTCGGCGAGGACGTCGCCGTGACCGTCGAGGTCGAGGGCCCCAGCGACCCCGACGAGGACCGCTACCCCGCGCTGACCGAGCGCCTGGTGGTCGACCTCTCCAGCCTCGACGCCGTGCAGCGGGAGCGCCTGCTGACCGTCGTGCACCGCGCCGTCGACGGCCACTGCACCGTGGGCCGCACCCTCGTGCACGGCGCGACGGTCGAGCTCACGGTCGAGGGCGGCGGCCGATGA
- a CDS encoding TetR/AcrR family transcriptional regulator: protein MPKIQAATVAEHRAAQHRALLDAAHALLVERPDAPPTLAAVGARAGLARSSVYQYFASRDDLMAALVTEVFPRWSTTVQQAMDEADDPAEQVLAYLRSNLELVASGEHAVARALTEIAPGDALARGSREMHDALLLPLVGALTELGLPDPQTTAELVNGVVLTASRLIETGHEPADARIRAEEMLEPFVRDWQRRS, encoded by the coding sequence GTGCCGAAGATCCAGGCTGCGACGGTGGCAGAGCACCGCGCGGCCCAGCACCGGGCCCTCCTCGACGCCGCCCACGCACTGCTCGTCGAGCGGCCCGACGCGCCGCCGACCCTCGCGGCGGTGGGAGCCCGGGCCGGGCTCGCCCGGTCGAGCGTGTACCAGTACTTCGCCTCGCGCGACGACCTGATGGCCGCGCTGGTCACCGAGGTCTTCCCGCGGTGGTCCACCACAGTGCAGCAGGCCATGGACGAGGCTGACGACCCGGCGGAGCAGGTCCTCGCCTACCTGCGCTCCAACCTGGAGCTGGTGGCCTCGGGCGAGCACGCCGTCGCGCGGGCGCTGACCGAGATCGCCCCGGGCGACGCCCTGGCCCGCGGCAGCCGGGAGATGCACGACGCGCTGCTGCTGCCCCTGGTCGGGGCCCTCACCGAGCTCGGCCTGCCGGATCCGCAGACCACCGCCGAGTTGGTCAACGGCGTGGTGCTCACCGCCAGCCGTTTGATCGAGACCGGGCACGAGCCGGCAGACGCCCGCATCCGCGCCGAGGAGATGCTCGAGCCGTTCGTGCGGGACTGGCAGCGCCGCTCCTGA
- a CDS encoding ABC transporter ATP-binding protein — MTSTDTRSAGSTGPSDTQRGLVLADVTLTVGDGDSTITALDHVSMTVSPGELVAVVGPSGSGKSSLLAVAGALTTPDSGTVLIDGQDLGAMKDRERTRFRLEHIGFVFQSGNLVPALTAEDQLRLALHMRGGKPARDPRELLDEVGLSSKLGRRPHELSGGERQRIGIARALVCGPSLLLVDEPTSALDRARSQEIVELLARETRQSGVATVMVTHDHDILLHCDRVLEMIDGTLSAGSRPSA, encoded by the coding sequence ATGACCAGCACCGACACCCGATCCGCTGGCTCCACCGGCCCCTCGGACACGCAGCGCGGCCTCGTGCTGGCCGACGTGACCCTGACCGTCGGGGACGGGGACAGCACCATCACCGCCCTCGACCACGTGTCCATGACCGTCAGCCCGGGCGAGCTCGTGGCCGTGGTGGGCCCGTCCGGCTCCGGCAAGTCGAGCCTGCTCGCCGTGGCGGGCGCGCTCACCACGCCGGACTCCGGCACGGTGCTCATCGACGGCCAGGACCTGGGCGCGATGAAGGACCGCGAGCGCACCCGGTTCCGCCTCGAGCACATCGGCTTCGTGTTCCAGTCGGGCAACCTGGTGCCCGCGCTCACCGCGGAGGACCAGCTCCGCCTCGCGCTGCACATGCGCGGCGGCAAGCCGGCACGCGACCCCCGCGAGCTGCTCGACGAGGTCGGCCTGTCCAGCAAGCTGGGCCGGCGCCCGCACGAGCTGTCGGGCGGCGAGCGCCAGCGCATCGGCATCGCCCGAGCGCTGGTGTGCGGCCCGTCGCTGCTGCTGGTGGACGAGCCGACGTCAGCCCTCGACCGCGCGCGCAGCCAGGAGATCGTCGAGCTGCTCGCCCGCGAGACACGCCAGTCCGGTGTCGCGACTGTGATGGTCACGCACGACCATGACATCCTGCTCCACTGCGACCGCGTGCTCGAGATGATCGACGGCACGCTGTCGGCGGGATCCCGTCCGAGCGCCTGA
- a CDS encoding ABC transporter permease, which translates to MFLALRELRFARSRFSLMGGVVALIAVLMVMLSGLSSGLVNDGVSGLKAQPVDAFAFAEGTKTDSAFSRSVVDLAQVDAWADRPDVAAAEPFGSMLINAHSSTDLPVDLALFGVVPGSFLEPDAAEGQGLGDPHGIVVSETALGEGLEIGDTVTVDRVGTELTIIGSTGNQHTFGHVDVAYLPLTTWQEIHSGSAAGEEVRPDAYTEASAIALQAADGQSIDLAAGDKAVGTASMTLTDSFGASPGYTAETSTLMLIQVFLYAISALVVGAFFTVWTIQRRHEIAVLRAMGGSTGYLMRDGLAQAFIVLLVSTVAGVAVGLGMGALLTGTSMPFALEAPAIGLAFVLLIGLGLIGAAFAIARIAKVDPLKALGGQR; encoded by the coding sequence ATGTTCCTCGCACTCCGCGAGCTCCGCTTCGCGCGATCGCGCTTCAGCCTGATGGGAGGTGTGGTCGCACTCATCGCCGTGCTCATGGTCATGCTCTCCGGGCTCTCCTCCGGCCTGGTGAACGACGGCGTCTCCGGGCTCAAGGCCCAGCCCGTCGACGCCTTCGCCTTCGCCGAGGGCACCAAGACCGACTCCGCCTTCTCCCGGAGCGTGGTCGACCTCGCCCAGGTGGACGCCTGGGCCGACCGCCCCGACGTGGCGGCCGCCGAGCCGTTCGGCTCGATGCTCATCAACGCGCACAGCTCGACCGACCTCCCCGTGGACCTCGCGCTGTTCGGCGTCGTGCCCGGCTCGTTCCTCGAGCCCGACGCAGCCGAGGGCCAGGGCCTGGGCGACCCGCACGGCATCGTGGTCAGCGAGACCGCCCTGGGCGAAGGGCTCGAGATCGGCGACACCGTCACCGTCGACCGGGTGGGCACAGAGCTGACCATCATCGGCAGCACCGGCAACCAGCACACCTTCGGCCACGTCGACGTCGCCTACCTGCCGCTCACCACCTGGCAGGAGATCCACTCCGGCTCGGCGGCCGGCGAGGAGGTCCGCCCGGACGCGTACACCGAGGCCAGCGCCATCGCGCTGCAGGCCGCCGATGGCCAGAGCATCGACCTCGCGGCCGGTGACAAGGCAGTCGGCACCGCGAGCATGACGCTCACCGATTCCTTCGGCGCCTCCCCCGGCTACACGGCCGAGACCTCGACGCTGATGCTCATCCAGGTGTTCCTGTACGCGATCTCGGCGCTCGTCGTCGGCGCGTTCTTCACCGTCTGGACGATCCAGCGGCGCCACGAGATCGCCGTGCTGCGCGCCATGGGCGGATCCACCGGCTACCTGATGCGCGACGGCCTGGCGCAGGCGTTCATCGTGCTGCTCGTCTCGACGGTCGCCGGGGTGGCCGTCGGGCTGGGCATGGGAGCACTGCTGACCGGCACCTCGATGCCGTTCGCACTGGAGGCGCCGGCCATCGGGCTCGCCTTCGTCCTGCTCATCGGCCTGGGTCTGATCGGGGCCGCGTTCGCGATCGCCCGCATCGCCAAGGTCGACCCGCTCAAGGCACTCGGAGGACAGCGATGA
- a CDS encoding MetQ/NlpA family ABC transporter substrate-binding protein — MLRTLARTLAAASAVALLAACAGTSDAASDAGDASEVVRIGVVGASDDYWKVFTDAAAEEGIEVELVNFTDYTQPNPALSQGQLDLNQFQHLQYLAQYNVGTDEDLTPIGATAVYPLGLYSKKFTSVDEIPAGSEIAIPNDPTNQARALLVLQDAGLLKLKDGGTSVAIPADIIEAESTVTVTPVDATQTAVALNSVAGSIINNDFLKDAGLASTDALYQDQADSPGARPYINIWVARAEDKDNATYLKLVEVYQTPAVQEGLLENSGGTAVFAHQSGAELQGYLADIQKAVAAQG; from the coding sequence ATGCTCCGCACCCTCGCCCGCACCCTTGCCGCAGCATCGGCGGTCGCCCTGCTCGCGGCATGCGCCGGCACGAGCGACGCGGCCAGTGACGCCGGAGACGCCTCCGAGGTCGTCCGGATCGGCGTCGTCGGCGCCAGCGACGACTACTGGAAGGTCTTCACCGACGCCGCCGCCGAGGAGGGCATCGAGGTCGAGCTGGTCAACTTCACCGACTACACCCAGCCCAACCCGGCGCTCTCGCAGGGCCAGCTCGACCTCAACCAGTTCCAGCACCTGCAGTACCTGGCCCAGTACAACGTCGGGACCGACGAGGACCTGACGCCCATCGGCGCCACCGCCGTCTACCCGCTGGGGCTGTACTCCAAGAAGTTCACGTCGGTCGACGAGATCCCCGCGGGCAGCGAGATCGCCATCCCCAACGACCCCACCAACCAGGCGCGGGCGCTGCTGGTGCTGCAGGACGCCGGGCTGCTGAAGCTCAAGGACGGCGGCACCTCGGTGGCGATCCCGGCCGACATCATCGAGGCGGAGTCCACGGTCACCGTCACGCCGGTGGACGCGACGCAGACCGCGGTGGCGCTGAACAGCGTCGCGGGCTCGATCATCAACAACGACTTCCTCAAGGACGCCGGGCTCGCGTCCACCGACGCCCTCTACCAGGACCAGGCCGACAGCCCCGGCGCCCGCCCGTACATCAACATCTGGGTCGCCCGGGCCGAGGACAAGGACAACGCCACGTACCTCAAGCTCGTCGAGGTCTACCAGACGCCCGCAGTGCAGGAGGGCTTGCTCGAGAACTCGGGCGGCACCGCGGTGTTCGCGCACCAGAGCGGCGCCGAGCTGCAGGGCTACCTGGCCGACATCCAGAAGGCCGTCGCCGCCCAGGGCTGA
- a CDS encoding methionine ABC transporter ATP-binding protein, whose translation MSAMITFEHATKVFGSGGTAVRAVEDVSLEIRRGEVFGVIGYSGAGKSTLVRLINALEPVTSGRVVVDGHEVSALGEGELRKVRAGIGMIFQHFNLLASRTVAGNVGYPLRVAGWSKERRAARVAELLEFVGLSDKARQFPSQLSGGQKQRVGIARALAASPAVLLADEATSALDPETSRDVLALLRRVNREQGVTVVVITHEMDVVRSTCDRVAVMERGRVVEVGDVYSVFSEPQADATRRFVATALHDRPDAEVLARLRHRHRGRIVTVGVRDDGGSGTLLTRELREHGVDGSIIYGGISEIDERPFGSLTLELVGDDSAIDRLLASLRRTTDVVELTEAR comes from the coding sequence ATGAGCGCGATGATCACGTTCGAGCACGCGACGAAGGTGTTCGGCAGTGGCGGCACGGCCGTGCGCGCCGTCGAGGACGTCAGCCTCGAGATCCGGCGCGGCGAGGTCTTCGGGGTGATCGGCTACTCGGGCGCCGGCAAGAGCACCCTCGTGCGGCTCATCAACGCCCTCGAGCCCGTCACCTCCGGGCGGGTCGTCGTCGACGGGCATGAGGTCAGCGCCCTGGGGGAGGGCGAGCTCCGCAAGGTCCGCGCCGGGATCGGCATGATCTTCCAGCACTTCAACCTGCTCGCCTCGCGCACCGTCGCCGGGAACGTCGGCTACCCGCTGCGCGTGGCCGGCTGGTCCAAGGAGCGCCGTGCGGCCCGGGTCGCCGAGCTCCTCGAGTTCGTCGGGCTGAGCGACAAGGCGCGGCAGTTCCCCTCGCAGCTCTCCGGCGGGCAGAAGCAGCGCGTCGGCATAGCCAGGGCGCTCGCGGCCTCGCCTGCGGTGCTGCTCGCCGACGAGGCGACCAGCGCGCTGGACCCCGAGACGAGCCGGGACGTGCTGGCGCTGCTGCGGCGGGTCAACCGCGAGCAGGGCGTCACCGTCGTGGTCATCACGCATGAGATGGACGTGGTGCGCAGCACCTGCGACCGGGTCGCCGTGATGGAGCGCGGCCGCGTGGTCGAGGTGGGCGACGTCTACTCGGTGTTCTCCGAGCCGCAGGCGGACGCCACCCGCCGCTTCGTGGCCACCGCGTTGCACGACCGGCCCGACGCGGAGGTGCTCGCACGGCTGCGGCACCGGCACCGCGGGCGCATCGTCACCGTCGGGGTCCGGGACGACGGCGGCTCGGGCACGCTGCTGACGCGCGAGCTGCGCGAGCACGGCGTCGACGGGTCGATCATCTACGGCGGCATCTCCGAGATCGACGAGCGCCCCTTCGGCAGCCTCACCTTGGAACTGGTCGGTGACGACTCCGCGATCGACCGACTGCTGGCCTCGCTGCGCCGCACCACCGACGTGGTCGAGCTGACGGAGGCACGATGA
- a CDS encoding methionine ABC transporter permease, which translates to MNRDWSVLLPILWESLGETLFMVSVTLLVGGFAGLVLGLALYTTRKGNLFSSGPAFAVLNLLVNIVRPIPFIIFITAIAPLTLAVVGTTIGTEAAIFPMALMATFATSRIVEQNLVALDPGVIEAARAMGASRLRIVATVLVPEALGPLILGYTFLFVGIVDMSAMVGAIGGGGLGDFAIVYGYQRFNWQVTLVTVVVIVGIVQLAQWLGNTLARRVLRR; encoded by the coding sequence ATGAACCGCGACTGGAGCGTCCTGCTGCCCATCCTGTGGGAGTCGTTGGGCGAGACGCTGTTCATGGTGTCTGTGACCCTGCTGGTCGGCGGGTTCGCAGGGCTCGTCCTGGGGCTCGCGCTGTACACGACCCGCAAGGGCAACCTGTTCTCCAGCGGGCCCGCCTTCGCGGTGCTCAACTTGCTGGTCAACATCGTGCGGCCCATCCCGTTCATCATCTTCATCACCGCGATCGCCCCGCTCACCCTTGCGGTGGTCGGCACCACGATCGGCACCGAGGCGGCGATCTTCCCGATGGCCTTGATGGCCACGTTCGCCACCTCGCGGATCGTCGAGCAGAACCTGGTGGCGCTGGACCCCGGGGTGATCGAGGCCGCGCGGGCGATGGGCGCCTCGCGGCTGCGGATCGTGGCCACCGTGCTGGTGCCCGAGGCCTTGGGCCCACTGATCCTGGGCTACACGTTCCTGTTCGTGGGGATCGTGGACATGTCGGCGATGGTGGGCGCCATCGGCGGCGGTGGGCTCGGCGACTTCGCGATCGTGTACGGCTACCAGCGCTTCAACTGGCAGGTCACGCTCGTCACGGTCGTGGTGATCGTCGGCATCGTGCAGCTCGCGCAGTGGCTCGGGAACACCTTGGCGCGGCGCGTGCTGCGGCGGTGA